Proteins encoded together in one Stutzerimonas stutzeri window:
- the gyrA gene encoding DNA gyrase subunit A, protein MGELAKEILPVNIEDELKQSYLDYAMSVIIGRALPDARDGLKPVHRRVLYAMSELGNDWNKPYKKSARVVGDVIGKYHPHGDSAVYDTIVRMAQPFSLRYMLVDGQGNFGSVDGDSAAAMRYTEVRMAKLAHELLADLDKETVDWVPNYDGTEQIPAVMPTKIPNLLVNGSSGIAVGMATNIPPHNLGEVIDGCLALIDNADITIDELMQFIPGPDFPTAGIINGRAGIIEAYRTGRGRIYIRARADIEDIDKVGGRQQIVITELPYQLNKARLIEKIAELVKEKKIEGITELRDESDKDGMRVVIELRRGEVPEVILNNLYAQTQLQSVFGINVVALVDGQPRTLNLKELLEAFVRHRREVVTRRTVYELRKARERGHILEGQAVALSNIDPVIALIKASPTPAEAKDALISTAWESSAVEAMVERAGADACRPENLDPQYGLRDGKYFLSPEQAQAILDLRLHRLTGLEHEKLLAEYQEILTQIGELIRILTNPVRLMEVIREELEGVKRDFGDARRTEILESRLDLTLADLITEEERVVTISHGGYAKSQPLAAYQAQRRGGRGKAATGVKEEDYVEHLLVANSHTTLLLFSSKGKVYWLKTYEIPEASRTSRGRPLVNLLPLDEGERITAMLQVDLEALRKQAAEGDEELDDAEGLVIEHDDIDDVEGDDDSDEKDEPTGAYIFMATAKGTVKKTPLVQFSRPRTSGLIALKLEEGDTLIAAAVTDGAQEVMMFSDGGKVIRFKESKVRIMGRNARGVRGMRLPEGQRIISMLIPEPDAQILTASVRGYGKRTAMEEFPRRGRGGQGVIAMVTNERNGPLVGAVQVLEGEEIMLISDQGTLVRTRVDEVSSLGRNTQGVTLIKLSKGEHLVGLERVQEPSEEEVLEDIEALLDDDALEKEMPVISTEPSEDELLGGGGDVSPDVVPTDDED, encoded by the coding sequence ATGGGCGAACTGGCCAAAGAAATCCTCCCGGTCAATATCGAAGACGAGCTCAAGCAGTCCTACCTTGATTACGCCATGAGCGTGATCATCGGCCGTGCGCTGCCGGACGCGCGCGATGGCCTGAAACCGGTGCACCGTCGCGTGCTCTACGCCATGAGCGAGCTGGGCAACGACTGGAACAAGCCGTACAAGAAATCCGCCCGTGTGGTCGGTGACGTGATCGGTAAGTACCACCCGCACGGCGACTCCGCGGTGTACGACACAATCGTGCGTATGGCGCAGCCGTTCTCGCTGCGCTACATGCTGGTCGACGGTCAAGGCAACTTCGGTTCGGTCGATGGCGACAGTGCCGCGGCCATGCGTTACACCGAAGTGCGCATGGCCAAGCTGGCGCACGAGCTGCTGGCCGACCTGGACAAGGAAACCGTCGACTGGGTGCCCAACTATGATGGCACCGAGCAGATTCCGGCAGTCATGCCGACCAAGATACCCAACCTGCTGGTCAACGGTTCCAGCGGTATCGCGGTCGGCATGGCCACCAACATTCCCCCGCACAACCTGGGAGAAGTCATTGATGGTTGCCTGGCGCTGATCGACAACGCCGATATCACCATCGATGAGCTGATGCAGTTCATTCCCGGCCCTGACTTCCCCACCGCGGGCATCATCAACGGTCGCGCCGGCATCATCGAGGCCTATCGCACCGGTCGTGGCCGCATTTATATCCGTGCGCGCGCCGATATCGAGGACATCGACAAGGTCGGCGGCCGTCAGCAGATCGTCATCACCGAGCTGCCGTATCAGCTGAACAAGGCGCGGCTGATCGAGAAGATCGCCGAGCTGGTGAAAGAGAAGAAGATCGAAGGCATCACCGAGCTGCGTGACGAGTCCGACAAGGACGGCATGCGTGTAGTCATCGAGCTGCGTCGTGGCGAGGTGCCGGAGGTGATCCTCAACAACCTCTATGCCCAGACCCAGCTGCAGAGCGTGTTCGGCATCAACGTGGTGGCGCTGGTCGATGGCCAGCCGCGCACGCTGAACCTCAAGGAACTGCTGGAAGCCTTCGTCCGTCACCGCCGCGAAGTCGTCACCCGGCGTACCGTGTACGAACTGCGCAAGGCGCGCGAGCGCGGGCACATCCTTGAAGGCCAGGCAGTTGCGCTGTCCAACATCGATCCGGTGATTGCCCTGATCAAGGCCTCGCCGACGCCGGCCGAAGCCAAGGATGCGCTGATCTCCACTGCCTGGGAGTCGAGCGCGGTCGAGGCGATGGTCGAGCGCGCCGGGGCAGACGCCTGCCGCCCGGAGAATCTGGACCCGCAGTATGGTCTGCGCGACGGCAAGTATTTCCTCTCGCCGGAGCAGGCCCAGGCGATCCTCGACCTGCGTCTGCACCGCCTGACCGGTCTCGAGCACGAGAAGCTGCTCGCCGAGTACCAGGAAATTCTCACCCAGATCGGTGAGCTGATCCGTATCCTGACCAATCCGGTGCGGCTGATGGAAGTCATCCGCGAGGAGCTCGAGGGCGTGAAGCGCGACTTCGGCGATGCGCGGCGCACCGAGATCCTCGAGTCCCGTCTGGATCTGACCCTGGCCGACCTGATCACCGAAGAAGAGCGCGTCGTCACCATCTCCCATGGTGGCTATGCCAAGTCCCAGCCGCTGGCCGCCTATCAGGCGCAGCGCCGCGGTGGCCGTGGCAAGGCCGCGACCGGGGTGAAAGAAGAGGACTACGTCGAGCATCTGCTGGTCGCCAACAGCCATACCACGCTGCTGCTGTTCTCCAGCAAGGGCAAGGTCTACTGGTTGAAGACCTACGAGATTCCCGAGGCCTCGCGCACCTCGCGTGGGCGTCCGCTGGTCAACCTGTTGCCGCTGGACGAGGGCGAGCGCATCACCGCCATGCTGCAGGTCGATCTCGAGGCCCTGCGCAAGCAGGCTGCCGAGGGTGACGAGGAACTGGACGACGCCGAAGGTCTGGTGATCGAGCATGACGACATCGACGATGTCGAGGGCGACGACGACAGCGATGAGAAGGACGAACCCACCGGTGCCTACATCTTCATGGCGACGGCCAAGGGGACGGTCAAGAAGACACCGCTGGTGCAGTTCAGTCGGCCTCGTACTTCCGGTCTCATCGCACTGAAGCTGGAGGAGGGCGACACCCTGATCGCCGCCGCCGTGACCGATGGTGCCCAGGAAGTGATGATGTTCTCCGATGGAGGCAAGGTCATCCGCTTCAAGGAAAGCAAGGTTCGCATCATGGGCCGCAATGCCCGCGGTGTGCGTGGCATGCGTCTGCCGGAAGGGCAGCGGATCATCTCGATGCTGATTCCGGAGCCCGACGCGCAGATCCTCACCGCCTCGGTGCGCGGTTATGGCAAGCGCACGGCGATGGAAGAGTTCCCGCGACGCGGTCGTGGTGGCCAGGGCGTCATCGCCATGGTGACCAACGAGCGCAACGGTCCGCTGGTCGGTGCCGTACAGGTGCTCGAGGGCGAGGAGATCATGCTGATCTCCGACCAGGGCACGCTCGTGCGGACCCGCGTCGACGAAGTCTCCTCGCTGGGTCGCAACACCCAGGGCGTCACGCTGATCAAGCTGAGCAAAGGCGAACACCTGGTCGGTCTGGAGCGGGTGCAGGAGCCGTCCGAGGAAGAGGTGCTGGAAGACATCGAGGCGCTGCTCGATGACGATGCCCTCGAGAAGGAAATGCCGGTCATCAGTACCGAGCCGAGCGAAGACGAATTGCTTGGCGGTGGCGGCGATGTGTCGCCGGACGTGGTGCCGACCGACGACGAAGACTGA